CATTTTAGGTCCCGAATCGCACACAACTCAGGCTGCTAGgacagaaacaaaaaaagaatggaaCTCTCCAGCAAGGTATCCTTCTGAAattaagagagaaaagagaaaagtcaAGGGGAGACCGTATTGGGTACAACTTGTCTGCTGCTCATCTATGAATTAGAATCTTAACTACGTGCATGCCTTGACATTATGCATGGGATGACATCCGTCATCCCACTATTCATGGTAAGAATTTATGGTGGAAAACCTCTTGTCATTGTAAACTAGTCTGTGTGATAGTAGCTTTAGTTTTATACCTGTGTAGATTTTAAGGTACATATGTTACATATTTTGtcagttatattatatatatatatatgagtgctTTCCTTTTGGacttttatttatgaatgtaCGGTTTTAGTTAATCAAAAGCACACTTTCTGGGGAGTGGGGAGCTAATTACGTCTTGGTTTGGGGGCAAGTCTCATGGTGGTGGAGGAGAGATTTAGGGGATGGTTGggtaataaaatgagatgataattatgtgagtagtagtgaaatggttctgagttaaattttttatggagttttggaaaGTGGGGggaaaaaaagttagaataaaaatattataaaattaaaatattgttagaatataattttttaatattagttttgttttaaaatttcaaaaagttgtattgttttttgtgttttgtttagaagtttgaaaaaattgtaatgattagataatgattaaataaaaaagttgaagacttaaattgaaaagtgtttgtctttgagtgatgtttagaaaggaaattatgagaaattatgagatgagatgaaatcatctcagttcccaaacaaggccttagggCATACTTGGAtaatgagatcagatgagaattattctgtgaatagtaacgaaatggtttgagttaaagatgttttattggattttaggaaatgagagaaaatattataaaatcaaaatattatttgaatataattttttgatattattattgttttgaatttgaaaaagttatattgtttgtttgaaagttttggaaagttatgatgattatgtaatgattagatgaaaaaatttaaaatttaaaattgagaaatgttttatgcatgagtgatgtttgagaagaaaattataagaagtttttaaatgagatcAGATCAGATCTAAGTGTTCAAACATGGCTTTAAGTTGCTAATAATCTTTGTAGTTGTAAGCAGAAAGGATTTGATTTATGAGAAAAGGTTTTCGCAAATTGAATCCTATTATATGAGTAGGGTAGATGACACGGTGTGGAGGGTGAGTGGAGGGCACACCCCCTGTactgattttcaaataaaatttttcatatttcttttatttgtctCTGGTTTGGAgtttgtgatttattattaaatcatgTATTTATTTGATCTAAAGACCCATAGATACTTGTTTTGTGTCATatgattcattattattatttggtaaaAAGGGTAGGAGGGAACAATCAGAGGTAGTTTCCTTACTTTGATGTGACTATTGAAGCATCTTACCTATTGGGAATTGGAATGGAGGGACCATAGTAGTGTTCCACTAACTGGGAATGAGACGTGAGGGCCTTAGGAAGCCGAAGGCGTTGATTCAAGTCGTGCTTGAGTTATAGCTTAAATTATGGGTGCTACCTGCACCCCCTAGACGGGTGGTTGCCTCTGTCTAGATGTTGCGGGGCTGATTGGCCCCACCGCCATCTGCTCATGGCAAAAAAACGAAAACCAacctagagagagagacactGGGCCTCGTCCCTTAGTTCCAAGCATGCGTGCATCTGCTAGCACACCGTTCGTTTGCAGATGGGGTCCCTCGCCCGCCAGGTAGGGACGAGAGTGGTGGACAGGTCGGTATGTAGTGGCCCGCCGCCCACCCCTAACTTAAATCGCAACCTCACTAGGAAATTTAAGACTTGTTTGGGGTTGCGTTATGGGTCGTAAAAAGTGCTCAAGGTCTGATTTGGATAATAAAAgtctctcatttcatcttatattatctcaatatctaaacaccataaacacaaatattttttaatttgagatttttaaatttttttatctaattattacaaatttttcaaattttcaaacaaaataaaaaaaaataatttaattttttcaaatttcaaaacagaaattatattaaaaaaaaattatattttaacaatattttaattttataatattttatttaactttctctctcaattttcCAAACTCTATAaagcatcttaactcaaatcatatcactattattcacaagccatttcattattattcacagataatctcatctcatctcactatccaaacgaggcctaaagcCTTAAATAACCTCAAaagttttttaatgattaaattaggtttggttattacatattaaagtactttttaatttaaaaaaaaaaaaaactaaaaagtatgTTTTAGctgatgttttttctcataCGTGTTTTCTAATTGGGATAATGTGAAACGTAGTTCCAATTTCAAATAAGACTCAATAGGTTAAAATACTcatacaatttttaaataattaaaactttgTCCTTTGATCTTATCACATGAGACAATACCTCAAATTaccttttatgtcatttctacttcagaaaataatttttcatatggtttctaaacaaatataatatgtttgaaagACATATGATTGTCAAATAgtaaatagttttgtattaccAAAGTTATCACTCAAGTTTTATAACTAAAAACCCTAAAGCTAAAAACTATTTATAACCCAtgcaatttcaaatatttacttaataaatTCTTAGGTGACTAATACCAATAGTCTAAGGTGAATTCATATTCGGATTTAAACTCAAAATCTAGTATATGTCAAACCACTTGGGAATGATTCAAGCATCATCGAGCCACCACCCTTAATTGGTGGTATccaattcattattttatgttgtGAACTGGAGACCACATCATGATCTACAGCATGAAGATATGCATGTGTCGTTTTCTTAGGACTTAAATTTGCAAGTGAAGAGGAAACAAGAATGAAAACAGAACTGAGAATCTCATCCCTGGAACTCCATTTGTGGCCGGGACGGGAGGAACCAACTGAAGGTGGGGCGGAGGTTAGTCTAGAGCACCGaccaaagagaaatgatatcaTGTTTTCGGAGGTTAAGTTCAAAGGGATTATGCAGAACTTATCTATTTAAcacttatataaatcatttctctctttTAGTTTAAAACATGCAAGTcacaaaaaattacattttgttaAAAACAACACGAATTAAATATAATAGTGATAGAAAAGGTGGAAGCCTAGCCTAGGTTTTAATGGAGAAAAAGGCCAAAGCATGCACGCGCCACGGGGTACATATTTTGGCAATGATTTAATTAGGCGTTGTTTGGATTCGAATGTGACTTCAGGACATCTCAGCTCATTTCGTATGGAAAAATATTCTCCAATTCAAACGGTGTATTGATGTGTCCTGAAgttgttttgatatattttcATATACGACAAAAACGCAATCTGACCATTGCTTTTTACTTTTCTAAGGGATTGTTTCCCTTACACGGGTGTAATGAAGGCTCCGAAAGCCCTCACCCACCCTTCACCCAGCCCCCTTCACGCACCCCTGAGCTCGACGCAGAGCTTGAAGGCCCTCACCCACCCCTTCACCCAGGCCCCTTCAAGCACCCCTCATCTTGACGTAGACCTCGTCACTGTGGGTAGACCCATCTCCTACCGTCATCAATGCCAAACCTCACCAATTCAGCCCACTTCATGGCATGGGCGAGGGGGCATCTCATCTGCAATCTAGGAAACACACGAATCTAGTGTGCAGCCCGAGGTATTGGAAGCATCTCAAAGACCCACGACGAAGGCAACCCAGGTCCGTTGATTGCGTGAGTGATAAGTCCCTTCCAATCCAGCTGGGTTTCATCTACTACGTGGTAACTGTACCACATCACCTCCCCCTTCCTTCTACAGAGATTCCCCTGCCCCCTGACCCAAAGGCTGCGAACACACATCTAGGGTTTTGACCATAGATTAGCGTTTAATAGTGTAGAAATATTTGGGCGTAGCCACTTGCACGACAAATTCACAATTGCCGACACAAATGAAACCCACCATTCTAAAAATCTGCAAGCACCGCACCTCAAGAAGTTGATCCTATCATAAATACCGACGAGGTATTTCTATCACCACCACGGCTCCAAGAACACGGTCATTCCAAGTATGTgaatctatctcatctcaaatcattttTAGCTGTTATTTATGCAATGCACAAATATGAGTTGGCATGACTCTAGTTGGGAGATGAATTTCacctaaaattttttattttaatggttacTGACTAAGATAAATGTGTATCCATATTATGCAAGTTGTGCTCATGAGCACGATAGTGCTAAGtttgatgttattttaattttcatttgtaATGGTCAACTGTTTAGAAAATCCCCGAGCTGTTTACCCATTTCATTTCTTTAGATGTTATGGTTTGAAATTGCATAGTGATAATgcataatgaaattatttaacaaTGCATAATCCTGTGATGTTTATGGTTTGCCGTGcatgtggttttattttttatttttttgggtttgcatACTTGAATGTGGTAGTTTGCTTGGGGCCTCATTTCATTGTTTCAAAAATGAAATTCTTGttctgtgttttctttttgtttttggtatgcATACTTGAATGTGGTAGTAGGGTGTTttgatctttgttttttgttctgcTACTgtagtgtatttatatataacaatgcATAATCCTGTGATGTTTATGGTTTGCCGTgcatgtggttttttttttttttttttgggtttgcatACTTGAATGTGGTAGTTTGCTTGGGGCCTCATTTCATTGTTTCAAAAATGAAATTCTTGttctgtgttttctttttgtttttggtatgcATACTTGAATGTGATAGTGGGGTGTTttgatctttgttttttgttctacTACTgtagtgtatttatatataacaaagttTAATCTTGTTAATAAACTTATGTCTTCCCTGTTCTTCTAGCAGTACTCCTTACGCTCATCTGCTAGACATCGTCCATATCAACAAGTTTGGGTTATATTTTAATTCCGGGTCATTACTCATATTAAGGCATATTGCCTATAACGTTGCATATTTTACgaacaatatatttttctatgttaTATTACTAATTTCTTAGCTATTCCAAATGGATGATTCAGAAAACACGATCCGAGATCATGAGATTTGGGGCAATGGCATGGAGGAGATATTCATTGACATGCTTTACCAGGACGCCTTTCACAGTAGATTAAAGGGTGGAAAGATCACTTTTAGAGAGCATGGAGTTTATGCTCAGAGACTCACCGCTATTGGTGTAAAAGTGTTTGAAGTGAACCAGGTTTGTGGCAAACTTACGAGGTTGAAGGGTTTACAATGTCTGTTTACCAATTTATTGAGCCCGAAGACCGTAGTCGCGAGCGACAAGTGCTGGGAAAATGCCATAAGGgtaaaaataaagttattaaGCATCTTTATTTAACCAAAAAGCAAGTTTGGTCACTACTCATCTGATTATTAACatgtatgtatattttataattgttaggTTAAATCAAAATGGGGGAGGTTTTGTACTTTCGGCTGCCCAGAGTACGAGGAGCTGTGCACCATATTTGGCGCTTCTGTTGCATACGGGACTATGCAACATGCGTCAACACAGCTACTCGCAGATAGCGACGAGGAGCGTCGCCTTGATGAGGAGATGCGAGCTCGCAGCCCTCCCACATTTGGCAATCGACAGGGATTGCCCATTGACAATGATGACTTTATTGACTTGATGGGGATCGTGTCACCTTCAGTCGATGCACCGACACAATCATCACATAGGCgccagaagaagaaaaagagcgAGTTTGAGGTACAACTTTCTGAGGCTGTAGAGAAGGTGAAACGCACGCAGATCGCGCGGCGTAAGCAGTATGAGGATCGGGAAGCTGTGGATTCATCAAAGCACAGGAAAGGATCACAACCTACTAATGCCAGCAATGCAGGTTACGATCCGATTAGTCAGTGTGCGACATTGCTCAGTGAGCTTTCCCCAAGACTGGATCCTCAACAACTTGTTTGTGCAATTAAGGAATTACTAAACCCAGATATGCGGCAGTTTTTCTTGTCATTGGATGCCGCCGAGAGGGACAATTGGGCCCGTAATTGTTAAAGTAGAATGCTTGAGttgtattttattctttattgcATTGTGACTTTTGATTTTCTCATACCTTTCATGAGATGATTTATTGGTTTGATGAATTTATGTACTGCTACTTTTTCCACCAACATTGACTGGACCATTAATTTAGATGAAGTAGATGAGGAAGATAATAAAGGTTAAGGCCCTATTTGGATTATGCATGATTAAAGTAACTCTTTTTATTGCATTGtgactctttttattttctcatacCTTTCATGAGATGATTTATTGGTTTGATGAGTTTATTTATTGCTACTTTTTCCACCAACATTGTCTGGACCATTAATTTAGATGAAgtagatgaggaagatgataagggttaaggccctgtttggattatGCATGATTAAAGTAACTCTAAAGTAGGTACTTCTCAGAAACTTATGCACTCCTTGGGTGAATTACAAGCTGTTCGATTATTTTACAGGTTATGCACTCCTTGAGTGAATCACGAGCTATTTGATTACCTCTCAGAATTGGTTGCTGCAGCTTTTGTTTGCAGGGTAAATCCTTCATACTTCTTGATTCACAAAAAACCTTTTCAAGGAacgaaaaataagaaaaagaaaaaaagaaagggaggtGTTTGTTGCATGGTACTTCTTGATTTTTATCCAAACAATTACAACAaggagaaatgatttttacaagttttaaatagacaagtcatACATAAATTCTTGTAAAAATGTAGTTCTCATCTATTTCTTGTTAGGTCTTATC
Above is a genomic segment from Juglans microcarpa x Juglans regia isolate MS1-56 chromosome 1D, Jm3101_v1.0, whole genome shotgun sequence containing:
- the LOC121241935 gene encoding uncharacterized protein LOC121241935 translates to MDDSENTIRDHEIWGNGMEEIFIDMLYQDAFHSRLKGGKITFREHGVYAQRLTAIGVKVFEVNQVCGKLTRLKGLQCLFTNLLSPKTVVASDKCWENAIRVKSKWGRFCTFGCPEYEELCTIFGASVAYGTMQHASTQLLADSDEERRLDEEMRARSPPTFGNRQGLPIDNDDFIDLMGIVSPSVDAPTQSSHRRQKKKKSEFEVQLSEAVEKVKRTQIARRKQYEDREAVDSSKHRKGSQPTNASNAGYDPISQCATLLSELSPRLDPQQLVCAIKELLNPDMRQFFLSLDAAERDNWARNC